A portion of the Candidatus Kryptonium sp. genome contains these proteins:
- a CDS encoding aminopeptidase P N-terminal domain-containing protein: MRIIKTFLIVAFFSSLVLSQGSEFLPASFFKANREEFMKQIGNEAVAVFYSNSPKIRSNNVEYRFKQDNNFFYLTGLEEPDAVLVLVPVGFAPSVLKLATRATGKYYDFTLDTIKADVKIREVLFLKERDSLREIWTGRTLGTKGAMEKLGIQLALPIEEFKNVIRAIIFASRAKILYFPYPTGCNDGSTREIVSVLESIVSSQRGRLQFSDPTAIVARMRMKKKPEEIELIKKAVDITVKAHRQVMMSCEPGMYEYELQAIAEYVFTKLGAGYPAFPSIIGSGENSVILHYNSNRKKINNGEVIVVDIGAEYGNYCADVTRTIPANGKFTPEQREIYEIVLKAQEETIKMVRPGVSFVDLQLKASDVIAEGLLKLGIIKDKSEVRKYFMHGVTHYLGLDVHDVGTPGNLEPGMVITIEPGIYIPAGSECDPKYWNIGVRIEDDILVTDGGYLILSSGAPKTVDEIERLMRRKGVGNEPVD, encoded by the coding sequence ATGAGAATCATAAAAACATTTTTGATCGTTGCTTTTTTCAGCTCTCTTGTGTTGTCTCAAGGTAGCGAATTTTTACCTGCGTCTTTTTTTAAGGCAAATAGAGAAGAGTTTATGAAACAAATCGGCAACGAAGCGGTTGCAGTTTTTTATTCAAATTCTCCGAAGATAAGATCAAATAATGTTGAATACAGGTTTAAGCAAGATAACAACTTCTTTTATCTAACTGGTCTTGAAGAACCAGACGCTGTGCTTGTCCTTGTCCCGGTCGGATTTGCTCCATCTGTTTTAAAGCTTGCAACGAGAGCAACGGGGAAATACTATGATTTCACACTTGATACAATAAAAGCTGATGTTAAAATTCGTGAAGTTTTATTTTTAAAGGAAAGGGATTCACTTCGTGAAATATGGACGGGACGAACTCTTGGCACGAAAGGAGCGATGGAAAAACTCGGAATTCAACTCGCTTTACCGATAGAAGAATTTAAAAATGTGATACGAGCCATTATATTTGCTTCAAGAGCTAAAATACTTTATTTCCCATATCCAACGGGTTGTAATGATGGAAGCACAAGAGAAATCGTTAGTGTTCTTGAATCCATCGTTAGCTCGCAACGAGGCAGGTTGCAATTTTCAGATCCTACTGCAATCGTTGCAAGGATGAGAATGAAGAAGAAACCAGAGGAAATAGAACTTATCAAAAAAGCAGTTGACATAACTGTTAAGGCACACCGTCAGGTCATGATGTCGTGTGAGCCGGGAATGTATGAATATGAACTTCAAGCGATAGCGGAATATGTCTTTACGAAACTTGGTGCTGGATATCCAGCTTTTCCATCAATTATAGGTTCCGGTGAAAATTCCGTGATACTACACTATAACTCAAACAGGAAAAAAATTAACAATGGTGAAGTAATCGTAGTTGATATTGGTGCAGAATATGGCAATTACTGCGCAGATGTCACGAGGACAATTCCAGCAAATGGTAAATTTACACCAGAGCAAAGGGAAATTTACGAAATCGTCCTCAAAGCGCAAGAAGAAACGATAAAAATGGTTAGACCAGGTGTAAGCTTTGTTGATCTTCAATTGAAGGCTTCAGATGTGATCGCTGAAGGATTATTAAAGCTTGGAATTATAAAAGATAAAAGCGAAGTCAGAAAATACTTCATGCATGGCGTTACTCATTACCTTGGGCTTGATGTCCATGATGTTGGTACGCCAGGAAACCTTGAACCTGGAATGGTTATAACAATTGAACCTGGAATTTACATACCTGCTGGCTCTGAATGTGATCCTAAATATTGGAACATTGGCGTTAGAATTGAAGATGATATTCTCGTTACGGATGGAGGTTATCTCATTCTTTCTTCTGGAGCTCCTAAAACAGTTGATGAAATTGAACGACTTATGAGGAGAAAGGGAGTTGGAAACGAGCCTGTTGATTGA
- a CDS encoding thioredoxin family protein, giving the protein MLSSLLLILFAFVLITGIWLVLSISQKKKKLLPEFINGKPTIVFFWVDNQPCRDMNSMMDKIKNDFKGSVKVLNFNAIRDYRIAENYLIFDVPVVILFDKEGNPVLKITKPEEYPKLEAKLKEII; this is encoded by the coding sequence TTGCTAAGCTCCCTGCTGCTAATTCTTTTTGCTTTCGTTCTTATAACTGGGATATGGCTGGTTCTAAGCATAAGTCAAAAAAAGAAAAAACTTTTACCTGAATTTATAAACGGAAAACCAACGATTGTTTTTTTCTGGGTTGATAATCAACCTTGTAGAGATATGAATTCAATGATGGACAAAATAAAAAATGATTTCAAAGGAAGCGTAAAAGTTTTGAATTTTAACGCCATAAGAGATTACAGGATAGCCGAAAATTATCTCATATTTGATGTCCCAGTCGTTATTCTATTTGACAAAGAAGGTAATCCAGTGCTGAAAATCACTAAACCAGAAGAATATCCAAAACTTGAAGCGAAATTAAAAGAAATAATATAG
- a CDS encoding DUF4921 family protein gives MKPFYLIMPDGTVKQINPFTESEVWSVPGRNHKPIANEVPETAKPLEVHHPEDYCSFCQTRYYEVPPEKSRLIKLPDGSYKRIDYLAPDKYFDTVAEFRRVGNLFEIVTLDYWRKNYEYRFTKEKEEWKRSYLENPAGMKHVLELINYKLRMMGKTPEEINSIPTDEKLKIADSFFGGCHEIIIAKKHYIDEAKWTSDLCSSGELTQEEHYQYFKFTIDAMVDIMRSNRYVRYIAIFQNWLRPAGASFDHLHKQLVGLDDWGATIEKQIAMVRENPNVYNEYAVNFAGYHNLVFAENENAVAFAGFGHRFPTISIYSKSRAGRPFELSEEELRDMSDLVHAIHAAMGNQIPCNEEWYYTPFDSVYKMPWHVLIKWRINVPAGFEGGTNIYINPITPIELRDKLVPRLFELRDKGKISNLLIAEECKVEPNPLKYYLH, from the coding sequence ATGAAGCCGTTTTATCTGATAATGCCAGATGGAACAGTGAAACAGATTAATCCCTTTACGGAAAGCGAAGTATGGTCAGTGCCTGGAAGAAATCATAAACCAATAGCGAATGAAGTTCCAGAAACAGCTAAACCTCTTGAAGTACATCATCCTGAAGATTACTGTTCATTTTGTCAAACAAGGTATTACGAGGTTCCCCCAGAGAAATCGCGACTTATTAAACTACCAGATGGAAGTTATAAACGAATTGATTATTTAGCGCCAGACAAATACTTTGATACTGTCGCTGAATTTAGGAGGGTTGGAAATCTTTTTGAGATCGTCACACTTGATTACTGGCGAAAAAACTATGAATACAGATTCACAAAAGAGAAAGAAGAGTGGAAAAGATCCTATCTTGAAAATCCAGCTGGGATGAAACATGTGCTTGAGTTGATTAACTATAAATTGCGCATGATGGGGAAAACCCCGGAGGAGATAAATTCAATTCCAACTGATGAAAAATTGAAAATCGCTGATAGTTTTTTTGGTGGTTGTCACGAGATAATAATTGCGAAAAAGCATTATATTGATGAAGCGAAGTGGACAAGCGATTTGTGTTCGTCGGGAGAGTTAACACAAGAGGAGCATTATCAGTACTTTAAGTTCACAATTGATGCCATGGTTGACATAATGAGGTCAAATCGCTATGTCAGATATATTGCTATTTTTCAAAACTGGCTTAGACCAGCTGGTGCTTCGTTTGATCATCTTCATAAGCAGCTTGTCGGGCTTGACGATTGGGGCGCAACAATAGAAAAGCAAATAGCAATGGTTAGAGAAAATCCGAATGTATATAATGAATACGCTGTCAATTTTGCAGGATATCATAATCTTGTTTTTGCTGAAAATGAGAATGCTGTTGCTTTTGCAGGTTTCGGGCATCGTTTCCCAACTATCTCAATTTACTCAAAATCAAGAGCAGGGAGACCTTTTGAATTAAGTGAAGAAGAACTCCGTGATATGAGCGACCTCGTTCACGCAATTCATGCAGCTATGGGAAACCAAATTCCATGTAATGAAGAATGGTATTATACTCCTTTTGACTCCGTCTATAAAATGCCTTGGCATGTTTTAATAAAATGGCGAATAAATGTCCCAGCTGGATTTGAAGGCGGAACAAACATTTACATAAACCCAATTACACCTATTGAGTTAAGAGATAAACTTGTCCCACGATTGTTTGAGTTGAGAGACAAAGGTAAAATTTCAAATCTTCTAATTGCTGAAGAGTGTAAAGTTGAACCAAATCCATTGAAGTATTATCTACATTAA
- a CDS encoding 2-oxo acid dehydrogenase subunit E2 — MRVEVIMPKMGESLQEGTILKWHKKPGDRVQKDEILLEISTDKVDTEIPSPASGILTEILFKENETIAVGTVIAYIETEVSEETVKTITAREEKIEPIAEKKTEEEFKRFENFVYEEIPIRTKRFYSPVVREIARREGITIDELEKIPGTGHGGRLTKNDLLNYIEAKKKKAKVEQMVKRAEEIEKVEIPTPKYEVYPEGKVEIIEMSHVIKAMAEHMVRSVRTSPHVSAISECDMTEIMNFINKNADEFQKREGFKLTLTPFIVDAVVRALKEFPLINSSIDGDKIIVKKYINIGIAVATDYGLIVPVIKNADEKNFIGLARAVNDIVVRARNKKLTPDDIQGGTFSITNYGVFGNIIGTPIINQPQVAILGVGAVKKRPVVITKNGEDYIAIRSIAFLTLSFDHRIIDGALGGRFLERVVYYLENFDFKGII; from the coding sequence ATGAGAGTAGAAGTCATAATGCCGAAAATGGGCGAAAGCTTACAAGAGGGAACAATTTTAAAGTGGCATAAAAAACCAGGCGATAGAGTTCAAAAGGACGAAATTTTGCTTGAAATAAGCACTGATAAAGTTGATACTGAAATTCCGTCTCCTGCAAGTGGAATTTTGACTGAGATTTTATTCAAAGAAAACGAAACGATCGCTGTTGGCACTGTTATTGCATACATAGAGACAGAAGTCTCAGAGGAAACTGTAAAAACAATCACAGCAAGAGAAGAAAAAATTGAACCTATTGCTGAAAAGAAAACCGAAGAAGAATTTAAGAGGTTTGAAAACTTCGTTTATGAAGAGATACCTATTAGGACAAAAAGGTTTTATTCACCAGTTGTGCGGGAGATCGCAAGGCGTGAGGGGATAACTATTGATGAGCTTGAAAAAATACCAGGCACAGGGCACGGTGGTAGATTAACTAAAAATGATCTTTTAAACTATATAGAAGCGAAGAAGAAAAAGGCTAAAGTTGAACAGATGGTGAAAAGAGCCGAAGAAATTGAAAAAGTGGAAATACCAACTCCAAAGTATGAAGTTTATCCAGAAGGTAAAGTTGAAATAATTGAAATGAGCCATGTTATAAAAGCAATGGCGGAGCATATGGTTCGGAGTGTGAGGACATCGCCACATGTTTCAGCGATCTCTGAATGTGATATGACGGAGATTATGAACTTCATCAATAAAAACGCTGATGAATTTCAAAAGAGAGAAGGATTTAAACTTACTTTAACACCATTTATTGTTGATGCTGTTGTTAGGGCTTTGAAGGAGTTTCCACTTATAAATAGCAGTATTGATGGCGATAAGATCATAGTTAAAAAATATATAAACATCGGAATTGCAGTTGCCACAGATTACGGGCTAATAGTTCCAGTGATAAAGAACGCTGACGAGAAGAATTTCATCGGGCTTGCAAGAGCTGTTAATGACATCGTCGTAAGAGCAAGAAACAAAAAATTAACACCTGATGATATTCAAGGTGGAACATTTAGCATCACGAATTACGGTGTTTTTGGTAATATAATTGGAACTCCGATCATAAATCAACCGCAAGTTGCGATTCTTGGGGTTGGCGCAGTAAAAAAACGCCCCGTAGTGATAACTAAAAATGGCGAAGATTATATCGCAATTCGTTCAATTGCTTTTCTGACTTTATCTTTTGATCACAGGATCATTGATGGAGCTCTTGGCGGAAGATTTCTTGAGAGGGTAGTTTATTATCTTGAAAATTTTGATTTCAAAGGGATAATTTAA
- a CDS encoding alpha-ketoacid dehydrogenase subunit beta: MVDAINHALHEEMELNPKMLVYGEDVADPKGGVFTATKGLTMKFGKERAFNSPLAEASIVGTAIGLAIKGYKPVVEIQFGDYIWPAMMQIRDELATLRYRSNGNWAAPVVIRVPVGGYIHGGHYHSQNIEGFFAHLPGIFIAYPSNAADAKGLLKTACRIEDPVLFLEHKALYRSPQAMSPEPDKDYLLPFGKAQVKKQGKDATIITWGLMVYKSLEAVKLIEQKYGVEIEIIDIRTINPLDKETILNSVKKTSRVLIVHEDTLTAGFGAEISAIIAEEAFEYLDAPVKRVAGLDVPGIPYAPTLEEAALPQTDWIVRALEELIKY, encoded by the coding sequence ATGGTTGATGCAATAAACCATGCGCTACACGAGGAGATGGAACTAAATCCGAAAATGCTTGTATATGGTGAAGATGTAGCGGATCCTAAAGGTGGTGTTTTCACTGCGACGAAAGGTTTAACAATGAAATTTGGAAAAGAGAGAGCTTTTAACTCGCCTCTTGCAGAAGCCAGCATCGTCGGCACAGCAATTGGACTCGCAATCAAGGGATATAAACCTGTCGTTGAGATACAATTTGGAGATTACATTTGGCCTGCGATGATGCAAATAAGAGATGAGCTTGCTACATTAAGATATAGATCCAACGGAAATTGGGCAGCTCCAGTTGTGATAAGAGTACCTGTCGGCGGATATATTCATGGTGGACATTATCATAGCCAAAATATTGAAGGATTCTTTGCCCATCTTCCTGGAATTTTTATCGCTTATCCATCAAACGCAGCCGACGCAAAAGGACTTCTAAAAACAGCATGTCGGATTGAAGATCCTGTTCTTTTCCTTGAGCATAAAGCACTATATCGCTCTCCTCAAGCAATGTCTCCTGAGCCTGATAAAGATTATTTGCTTCCATTTGGAAAAGCTCAAGTCAAAAAACAAGGTAAAGATGCAACGATTATAACTTGGGGATTGATGGTTTATAAATCTCTTGAAGCGGTTAAGTTAATTGAACAAAAATATGGTGTTGAAATTGAAATAATTGACATAAGGACGATAAATCCGCTTGATAAGGAAACAATTTTAAATTCTGTGAAAAAAACAAGCAGAGTTTTGATAGTTCATGAAGATACTTTGACAGCTGGATTCGGTGCTGAAATTTCAGCGATCATCGCGGAAGAAGCATTTGAATATCTTGATGCGCCTGTTAAAAGAGTAGCTGGTCTTGATGTCCCTGGGATTCCTTATGCTCCAACTCTTGAAGAAGCAGCTCTTCCACAGACCGATTGGATTGTGAGGGCACTTGAAGAGTTAATAAAGTATTAA
- the lipB gene encoding lipoyl(octanoyl) transferase LipB — translation MIRFFSVIWVYYFLIKIYHKVQKARLRAIFIDVPGLSEYEKIWDLQKRIHSLRVKKVIYDVLIFTEHGHVYTIGKAGDESDLKIGENFLKHLGIKFFKIDRGGKITYHGPGQIVGYPVFHLEELGIDVHSYLRMIEEVIILTLSDFGIKSERRSNLTGVWVGEDKIASIGIKVSHWVTMHGFALNVNTDLKYFDFIFPCGLRDVKMTSMQRILGREVDIGEVKKVLREKFENVFGFEFIETDLEIFEKKREIF, via the coding sequence TTGATTAGATTTTTTTCCGTCATTTGGGTTTATTATTTTTTAATTAAGATCTATCACAAAGTCCAGAAAGCAAGGTTGAGAGCAATTTTTATAGATGTCCCAGGACTATCTGAATATGAGAAAATTTGGGATTTGCAAAAGCGAATTCACAGTTTGAGAGTCAAAAAAGTTATTTATGATGTTTTGATCTTTACTGAGCATGGGCATGTCTATACAATAGGAAAGGCGGGAGATGAGAGCGATTTAAAAATTGGTGAGAATTTTTTAAAACATCTTGGTATAAAGTTTTTTAAAATTGATCGTGGGGGCAAGATAACATATCATGGACCTGGGCAAATTGTAGGATATCCTGTTTTTCATCTTGAAGAATTAGGAATTGATGTTCACTCTTACTTGCGAATGATTGAAGAAGTTATAATTCTTACTCTTTCTGATTTCGGGATAAAGAGCGAGCGCAGGAGCAATTTGACAGGGGTTTGGGTTGGGGAAGATAAAATCGCGTCAATTGGGATCAAGGTGAGTCATTGGGTTACGATGCATGGGTTTGCTTTAAATGTTAATACTGATTTGAAATATTTTGATTTTATCTTTCCGTGTGGACTACGCGATGTTAAGATGACATCAATGCAAAGAATTCTCGGACGCGAGGTTGATATTGGCGAGGTGAAGAAGGTTTTAAGAGAAAAGTTTGAAAATGTTTTTGGCTTTGAATTTATTGAGACCGATTTAGAAATTTTTGAAAAGAAGCGAGAAATTTTTTAA
- a CDS encoding membrane dipeptidase gives MRKVLLFLLTLFLTACAQKENPNHDKIDYLKLHYDAIVADTHNDVLLRAMSGEDITVETKNGHSDLVRLKKGGVDVQVFAIWVDPIAFEKNPFKRANDMIDTLYSIVKRNSDKIAIVTNFAELEKAINDGKICALIGIEGAHPIENSIEKLEQLYKRGARYLGLTWENSLDWVTSARDEVMNPNLKRKGLSEFGKEVIQKMNELGMLIDVSHLGEQAFWDVIKITKKPVIASHSSVYKLCPHYRNLKDEQIKAIAQTGGVVFVNFYAEYIDSTFNTKRKKLEEKYKAQFDSIKALYENNPQEYRRARRQLILKIADELRPPLDVLIDHIDYIAKLVGVDHVGLGSDFDGISITPLEMDDVTFLPNITRKLLERGYSVEDVKKILGGNFLRVFKQVCG, from the coding sequence ATGCGTAAGGTATTGCTTTTTCTGTTGACGCTATTTTTGACCGCATGTGCACAAAAGGAAAATCCAAATCACGATAAAATTGATTATTTGAAACTCCATTACGATGCAATTGTTGCGGATACGCACAACGATGTCCTCCTTCGCGCAATGAGTGGTGAAGATATAACGGTTGAAACAAAGAATGGACATTCCGATTTGGTAAGGTTGAAAAAAGGTGGGGTTGATGTGCAAGTTTTTGCTATATGGGTCGATCCAATTGCTTTTGAAAAAAATCCATTTAAAAGAGCAAATGATATGATTGACACGCTTTATTCAATTGTGAAACGAAACAGCGATAAAATTGCCATTGTCACTAACTTTGCAGAACTTGAGAAAGCCATAAACGATGGGAAAATTTGTGCATTAATTGGAATTGAGGGTGCGCATCCAATAGAAAACAGCATTGAGAAACTTGAACAGCTATATAAGCGAGGGGCAAGATATCTCGGCTTGACCTGGGAAAACAGCTTGGATTGGGTTACATCAGCACGAGATGAGGTTATGAATCCAAATCTCAAAAGAAAAGGTTTAAGTGAGTTCGGAAAAGAGGTTATCCAGAAAATGAACGAACTTGGGATGTTAATAGATGTTTCACATCTTGGTGAACAAGCTTTTTGGGATGTCATAAAGATAACTAAAAAACCTGTCATAGCCTCACATTCGAGTGTCTATAAACTTTGTCCACACTACAGAAATTTGAAGGATGAACAAATCAAAGCGATTGCGCAAACGGGCGGAGTCGTATTTGTTAATTTCTACGCTGAATATATTGATTCAACATTTAACACGAAGCGGAAAAAACTTGAGGAAAAATACAAAGCGCAATTTGATTCAATTAAAGCATTATATGAAAACAATCCTCAAGAATATCGCAGGGCAAGACGTCAGCTTATTTTGAAAATTGCAGATGAACTTCGTCCACCGCTTGATGTTTTAATTGATCATATAGATTATATTGCAAAGTTGGTAGGTGTTGATCATGTTGGACTTGGTTCTGATTTTGACGGGATAAGCATCACGCCACTTGAGATGGATGATGTCACATTTCTACCGAACATAACGAGGAAACTTCTTGAGAGGGGATATTCAGTTGAAGATGTAAAGAAAATTTTAGGGGGAAATTTCCTAAGGGTTTTTAAACAGGTCTGCGGATAA
- a CDS encoding B12-binding domain-containing radical SAM protein: protein MAIDITLVHPLFIEKDPVEKKIMTPYFPLGLMYLASVLRNNGYEVELFDCTFRKDFNEFENYMKTRKPKVVGITSLITIRRNALIIADIAHRYGAKVILGGPDPTALPERYLLYKGTNNDFPVDVVVFDEGEITMLELANFYFKKDNFPDDIREIPGLRLRDKTGNIISTKPRELIQNLDSIPFPARDLVDMDDYRKAWKKKHGYWSLTIINSRGCPYHCSWCQKAVFGRKYRVRTPANSAEEMKLLKETYAPDFIRVVDDITGVQKNWVLKWSEEVIKRDAVIPFECLTRVNLASEDMLKALKDMGCEKIYFGAESGSQKVLDAMEKGITVGQIYKASEICKKLGIKTYFFMMVGYPGEDLEDLQLSVKLLRETLPDQFSTTIAYPLPGTKFYEQVRDRLMFESQDWMIDWDYTAENKLLFRREKYDTKFYKWVIRWFHREWKDAWFQAGKKASIVEKFRNKVELILSRAIVDLMAKTSNSNIVQFQPAEGR from the coding sequence ATGGCAATAGATATCACACTCGTCCATCCTCTTTTTATTGAGAAAGATCCTGTTGAGAAAAAAATTATGACTCCCTATTTCCCACTCGGATTGATGTACCTTGCTTCCGTTTTACGAAACAATGGTTATGAAGTTGAACTATTTGACTGCACATTCAGAAAGGATTTTAACGAATTTGAAAATTATATGAAAACACGAAAGCCAAAGGTTGTTGGGATCACCTCACTAATCACAATCCGCAGAAATGCCTTAATCATTGCAGACATAGCACATAGATATGGCGCAAAGGTAATTCTTGGGGGTCCGGATCCAACAGCTCTGCCAGAAAGATATTTACTTTACAAGGGAACAAATAACGATTTCCCTGTTGATGTAGTTGTATTTGACGAGGGAGAAATTACAATGCTTGAACTCGCAAACTTTTACTTCAAAAAAGATAACTTTCCAGATGATATAAGGGAAATTCCGGGCTTAAGATTGCGTGACAAAACCGGCAATATAATTTCAACAAAACCGAGAGAATTAATCCAAAACCTTGATTCAATTCCTTTCCCAGCGAGAGACCTCGTTGATATGGACGATTATAGAAAGGCATGGAAAAAGAAACATGGATATTGGTCTCTTACAATCATAAACAGCAGGGGTTGTCCTTATCATTGTTCATGGTGTCAAAAGGCGGTTTTTGGAAGAAAATACAGAGTCAGAACTCCAGCTAATTCAGCTGAGGAAATGAAACTTTTGAAAGAAACATATGCCCCTGATTTCATTAGAGTAGTTGACGATATAACAGGGGTGCAAAAAAATTGGGTTTTAAAGTGGAGTGAAGAAGTTATAAAAAGAGATGCTGTCATACCATTTGAGTGTCTCACAAGGGTAAATCTTGCTTCAGAAGACATGCTTAAAGCACTAAAAGATATGGGTTGCGAAAAAATTTATTTCGGTGCTGAATCAGGTTCTCAAAAAGTTCTTGATGCGATGGAAAAAGGAATAACCGTAGGACAAATCTATAAAGCATCCGAAATTTGTAAAAAACTCGGCATCAAAACATATTTCTTTATGATGGTCGGCTATCCAGGCGAGGACCTTGAAGATTTACAACTTTCGGTAAAACTTTTAAGAGAAACACTCCCAGATCAATTCAGCACAACCATTGCTTATCCATTACCAGGCACAAAATTCTATGAACAAGTTAGAGATAGGTTGATGTTTGAATCGCAAGATTGGATGATTGACTGGGATTATACGGCGGAGAACAAACTTTTATTCAGGCGCGAGAAATACGACACCAAATTCTATAAATGGGTTATAAGATGGTTTCATAGAGAATGGAAAGATGCTTGGTTTCAGGCAGGAAAAAAAGCGTCAATTGTTGAAAAATTTAGAAATAAAGTTGAACTAATTCTTTCAAGAGCGATCGTTGATTTAATGGCAAAGACATCTAATTCAAATATAGTTCAATTTCAACCAGCAGAAGGTAGATGA
- a CDS encoding 6-phosphofructokinase, whose product MRIGILTGGGDCPGLNAAIRSIVRKALAFEHETIGIKYGWKGLLTSEFFPLDLNNISGILPRGGTILGTSRTNPYKHPDGEKTIIENLEKEKIDALVAIGGEDTLSVAYKLHKAGVNVVGIPKTIDNDVRGTDYSIGFDTAVNIAMEAIDRIHTTAESHNRVAVVEVMGRHTGWIALYSGLAGGADVILIPEKPFDIEQVCQVIEKRHARGKNFSIVVVAEGAKFKVQEHIDKDGTLIVQDLRVDEFGHVRLGGIGNLVADQIEKRTGMEARATILGHIQRGGSPTAFDRILATRFGIKAVELINEKKFGVMTALHGNEITDVELYEVVGGLKTVDPELFEIAEVFFG is encoded by the coding sequence ATGAGAATAGGGATTTTAACGGGCGGTGGAGATTGCCCTGGATTAAATGCTGCGATAAGATCTATCGTTCGTAAGGCGCTTGCCTTTGAACACGAAACAATAGGCATAAAGTATGGATGGAAAGGATTATTGACATCTGAGTTTTTCCCTCTTGATTTAAATAACATATCTGGGATCCTTCCACGCGGTGGGACAATTCTTGGTACCTCAAGGACAAACCCATACAAACATCCTGATGGAGAAAAGACAATCATTGAAAACCTTGAAAAAGAAAAAATAGATGCACTTGTTGCAATTGGTGGCGAAGATACTTTAAGTGTTGCGTATAAACTTCACAAAGCTGGGGTAAATGTCGTCGGAATACCAAAAACAATTGACAACGATGTAAGAGGAACGGATTACTCAATTGGATTTGATACAGCAGTTAACATTGCTATGGAAGCAATTGATAGAATACATACAACTGCTGAAAGTCATAATCGTGTTGCAGTAGTTGAAGTCATGGGTCGCCATACTGGATGGATAGCTTTGTATTCGGGTCTTGCTGGTGGAGCTGATGTTATTTTGATTCCTGAAAAACCATTTGATATTGAGCAAGTTTGTCAAGTTATTGAAAAACGACATGCTCGCGGAAAAAACTTTAGCATAGTTGTTGTAGCGGAAGGGGCTAAATTTAAAGTTCAAGAACATATTGATAAAGACGGAACTTTGATTGTCCAAGACCTCAGGGTTGATGAATTCGGTCATGTTCGGCTTGGTGGAATTGGAAACCTTGTCGCAGATCAGATTGAAAAAAGAACAGGTATGGAAGCAAGAGCAACAATTCTTGGACACATACAGCGCGGTGGCTCCCCAACTGCATTTGATAGAATACTTGCAACAAGATTCGGCATAAAAGCCGTTGAATTGATAAACGAGAAAAAATTTGGAGTGATGACAGCTCTTCACGGCAACGAAATCACAGATGTTGAACTTTATGAAGTGGTTGGCGGTTTGAAAACCGTAGATCCTGAGCTATTTGAAATAGCTGAGGTTTTCTTCGGATAA